From Zea mays cultivar B73 chromosome 3, Zm-B73-REFERENCE-NAM-5.0, whole genome shotgun sequence:
gatcactgccacagacaaagcatcctccctttcccttgttattgttgttcttctttttaaactgtgctgtttgaacaggtttattcacgttctctggtttgttctggtttttcttcttgttaaacttgcggaagtttctcttctgcaccacattagcagtagaggtctcaacaccttttccactgtcctttgttctagccctttcctcaaaacatcaagagaaccaatgagctcttccatattgaactcttgtctcttatgtttgagagaggtagcaaagtccttccaagaaggtggcaacttggcgattataccgccagccacaaacttgtcagacaaaggacaaggaaaaagttcgagttccttagctagtgcctgaaactcatgagcctgttccactacagatcggttctcaatcatcttgtagtcatacagctgctccatgagatacagctcgctaccagcgtcagtaactccaaactttccaacaagagcatcccacagctctttccccgtgggaaggatgatatagcttttctggaattttgtgtcaagtgcgctaattactgctcctcgaaaaaggttgtcttcagccttaaacttagcctcatcctcaggaggtaagttggcaggtttgccctcagcggcatgaaaacaagacattgcagttagccacaattccattttacctttccatatcaagaagtttttaccatcaaaaggatcaggctttagcacagcagcaaaacctctgacagaaaaatgcctaacattagatttttggattgttagaattataggcattttccgtattattttaattccataaattaacattatgatgatgacatataataaataattaaccatagaaatcgtgatcttaaattgatccataccaatatgaatcaagagaacatagagcatgtgaattatataaatcatataaatacaataaacatgtatactgactgaacaaatgaaaataaacagatagaaacataaatagcatgactgtaaaattaaaacagacagatctatcatattataataagacagaacagataagataaaatcattcgtaaatatgaaacaacatagatgaatatatgaaacatatataatctccagaacacaaaacagtaagtaaataaactgatcataccctcccatgcgctctgatgatccagatccttggccagcttcctttgtcatgttgaagatgttttgggcagtcgcgtagacgctccccaaaaacctaattgccgatcccccgtgcaaggtctcgaacggcaccggcttcggaggcacctgccctctcgcttctctgtgcgcgcagagtcatgagatggaaataccctcactcgctcgcgtgtaccgagtgacaggggtgctcctctatttaacagggtcactcggctgacgaagagacagacaACTGAAAGGTtaccgcggttagtgagtgctaaaaattaacacaaccacgcccgcccgctcgcctgcctgccacgccacgcccggcccggccggcggcgcgcgcgtgtggcacgcccttgtccatttcttgacttctcaagttaagtggaataaatcccaccatataagtcaagccaaaagacccttggacttccaatgtggtactattggtattctccaccattacacaccttagagtttattcaataaatgggtcaagcccataaaagatccaacagccGAGACCAACCAGACCTAGGGCCTATCCAAACAGAGTCTAAGGGTGTGTGTTGTGTTGAAATGGGTCCACTTTAGGTCCCGTTTGGTTAGGCTCGAACAAGACCTGAAACTATTCTAAGTTATCAATTGTTATACTACAAATTATACAATTATTTTAGCTAGAATTCTTCCTAGAGTTGATTTCTGAATAACCGAACGGACCTTTATTTGTATTAGTATTTACTAGCTGAAATAGATCAGACACATCAATCACTGCTAAAGGAACGGGCGAGATTCACGACTCATGAGTCATGACGACGTAGACAGGTGATGTTGATGTGGCGCGTCAGTGGGAACTGCCCGCCGTGTGCACGGGTCCACACGGTCGCCTCGTGAACGAGAGTGGGTTTGTCACGACATGCACACTCGTTGTCCGCCGGTCACATCGCGCAGAGAGGCCTGCGCCACACCTCATTTTGCACATTTTTTGAGCAGGTGGTATCAATATCCTACTCGTTTTGGGAGACGGGGATATTAAAAAAAGTATAAAAGTTACGGACACATATGAACACGCGGCTCACATGTGTGTTGCCAAAGCTTTTTTGCCACTCCAGGGTGCATGCTCACGTCGTTTGATTCCGCCGTGACACGACTCGCTCGGCGGCGTCTGGGCCACGCGTGTCTCGAGACTGCCGGCTTCCGTCACTGCATGGAGTGTCTCGAGACTGCCGGCTTCCGTCACTGCATGGAGTGGACCAATCGGAGTCCCAGTCCCAGCCTCCCAGGTCTCATCTCAACTCATCCAGCGTGCAGACTGCAGTGCAGAGGCTGCGGCGTGCAACCGTTGGAACTTGGAAGCTTCGTTTGCTCAGTCACTCAACAACATGCAGCAGCACGCGGCACGCCGGAGCTCTGGGCGACTATATAAATCTGACCACTCGGTGCTAGCTCCATCAAGCTCGAGAGTCACGGCATCTAAAGCCATACCATACAATACAACCTCCTCTCCTCTCCATACACTGCTCCGCGTAGCAGCTACAGCTAGCGGGATCCGAAAAATGGAGAGCCAGAACACCTGCGAAGAAGTGTTGCCGGTGAGCACGCTGAGCGAGCCTCTCCTCCCGGGGAaagccgacgacgacgacgacctgGAGGTGCAGCTCACACCGTACGACCGccgcgccaccgccaccgccaccggcGCGTCGTCCTTCTCCAGGACGTGCCTCAACCTCACCAACGCCGTCTCGGGGATCGGGGTGCTGTCCATGCCGTACGCGGTGGCGCAGGGCGGCTGGCTCAGCCTGGCGCTCTTCGCCCTCGTCGGCGCCGTCTGCTACTACACCGGCACCCTCATCGAGCGCTGCATGCGCGCCGACCCGGGCGCCATCGCCAGCTACCCGGACATCGGCAAGTTCGCCTTCGGCTCCGCGGGACGGAGGGCCGTCGCCTTCTTCATGTACGTCGAGCTCTACCTCGTGGCCATCAGCTTCCTCGTCCTCGAGGGCGACAACCTCGACAAGCTCTTCCCGGGATCCAGCGTCCGGCTCGCGGGCGACTACCGGCTGCAGGGGAAGCAGCTGTTCATCGCTCTGGCCGCCGCCGTCGTGCTGCCCACCACGTGGCTCAAGAGCCTCGGCGTGCTCGCCTACGTCtcggcggtcgggctcgtcgcgTCGGCGGTGCTGACGGCGTCGCTGGTCTGGGCCGGCGTGTCCGAGACCGGGTTCCGCAGGAACAGCACCAGCGTCCTCAGCCTGTCCGGCCTGCCCACCTCCCTGGGCCTCTACTTCGTCTGCTTCACCGGCCACGCGGTCTTCCCCACCATCTACTCCTCCATG
This genomic window contains:
- the LOC100194339 gene encoding Amino acid transporter AVT1J; the encoded protein is MESQNTCEEVLPVSTLSEPLLPGKADDDDDLEVQLTPYDRRATATATGASSFSRTCLNLTNAVSGIGVLSMPYAVAQGGWLSLALFALVGAVCYYTGTLIERCMRADPGAIASYPDIGKFAFGSAGRRAVAFFMYVELYLVAISFLVLEGDNLDKLFPGSSVRLAGDYRLQGKQLFIALAAAVVLPTTWLKSLGVLAYVSAVGLVASAVLTASLVWAGVSETGFRRNSTSVLSLSGLPTSLGLYFVCFTGHAVFPTIYSSMRNNRHFSKVLLISSVLCSVNYGLTAVLGYMIYGEDVQSQVTLNLPSGKLYTKVAIVTTLINPLAKYALLVAPITAAVEERFYLPAGSAPARVSVSTVVVVSTAVVASTVPFFGYLMSFIGSFLSVMATVIFPCLCFLKIYRAEGISRIEVAAIAGILMMGVFVAVTGTYTSLQQIIGSL